A genomic region of Bifidobacteriaceae bacterium contains the following coding sequences:
- the aspA gene encoding aspartate ammonia-lyase (catalyzes the formation of fumarate from aspartate) → YGAERVQSALGRVAEVPLGGTAVGTGINTPQGFPQRVVELLAEDTGLPIVEARNHFEAQSARDALVELSGQLKTVAVSLIKTCNDLRWMSSGPRAGLGEIHLPDLQPGSSIMPGKVNPVIPEATLQVCSRVIGNDSAIAWGGASGFFELNVQIPLIGSALLESIRLLAAVCRLLATKVVDGVTADAVHCLELAESSPSIVTPLNRIIGYEEAAKVAKYSVAHETTVRQAVLDLGLVAQGKITEAQLDAALNVMSMTHPA, encoded by the coding sequence GGTACGGCGCGGAGCGGGTCCAGTCGGCTCTCGGCCGGGTGGCGGAGGTGCCGCTGGGCGGCACCGCCGTGGGGACGGGCATCAACACGCCCCAGGGCTTCCCGCAGCGGGTGGTCGAACTGCTGGCGGAGGACACCGGCCTGCCGATTGTCGAGGCCCGCAACCACTTCGAGGCGCAATCCGCCCGGGACGCGTTGGTCGAGTTGTCCGGCCAACTCAAGACCGTGGCCGTCTCGCTGATCAAGACCTGCAACGACCTGCGCTGGATGAGTTCCGGGCCCCGCGCCGGGCTGGGCGAGATCCACCTGCCGGACCTCCAGCCCGGCTCCTCGATCATGCCGGGCAAGGTCAACCCCGTTATTCCAGAGGCCACGCTGCAGGTCTGCTCCAGGGTGATTGGGAACGACTCGGCGATCGCCTGGGGCGGGGCTTCCGGCTTCTTCGAGTTGAACGTCCAGATCCCGTTGATCGGGTCGGCGCTGCTGGAGTCGATTCGGCTGCTGGCGGCGGTCTGTCGGCTCCTCGCCACCAAGGTGGTGGACGGCGTCACGGCTGACGCCGTGCACTGCCTGGAACTGGCCGAATCCTCGCCCTCGATTGTCACGCCGCTCAACCGAATCATCGGCTACGAGGAGGCCGCGAAGGTCGCCAAGTACTCCGTGGCGCATGAGACCACGGTTCGCCAGGCCGTCTTGGACCTGGGCCTGGTGGCCCAGGGAAAGATCACCGAAGCCCAACTGGATGCCGCGCTAAATGTGATGTCGATGACCCACCCCGCATGA
- a CDS encoding exodeoxyribonuclease VII small subunit, which produces MSNPVPAGELSYEQARTELVQVVQELEAGSQTLEEAMALWERGEALADRCQEWLDAARARLAARANPPD; this is translated from the coding sequence ATGAGCAACCCGGTCCCCGCTGGGGAATTGTCCTACGAACAGGCCCGCACGGAGTTGGTCCAGGTGGTCCAGGAGCTAGAGGCCGGTTCGCAAACCCTTGAGGAGGCCATGGCGCTGTGGGAGCGGGGTGAGGCGCTGGCGGACCGCTGCCAGGAATGGCTGGACGCGGCCCGCGCCCGTCTGGCGGCCCGCGCCAATCCCCCCGACTAA
- the xseA gene encoding exodeoxyribonuclease VII large subunit, producing MNDSSPETPWPVSRVSDLVKGYVERLGAVWVEGQVVQFNRRAGMAFGVLRDTAQNVSIDISVPASALVGLELAEGARVVVNGKFEFWTKQGRLSFKVREVRLAGEGQLLAQLERLKRKLAAEGLFALERKRPLPFAPALIGLICGRDSKAEHDVVEVATRRWPAARFLVKNTAVQGLTAAAQVTAALAELDADQSVEVIVIARGGGSLEDLLPFSDEALIRAVAAASTPVVSAIGHEPDSPLLDLVADFRAATPTDAGKRIVPDWADESALVRGAAERLERILAVRLDRELETLAALRTRPALKDPAWIIASRAQEVASLAADGRRGIGQRLGTAEAKLAVLSGRLVALSPQGTLDRGYALVTKAGALVTDPAQVAGGDQLRVRVAGGAFGAKAAGAAVGAEAGPAPGASLGLKP from the coding sequence GTGAACGACTCGTCCCCGGAGACTCCGTGGCCGGTCAGCCGGGTCTCCGACCTGGTGAAAGGCTACGTTGAGCGGCTCGGCGCCGTCTGGGTGGAGGGCCAGGTGGTGCAGTTCAACCGCCGCGCGGGCATGGCCTTCGGCGTGCTCAGGGACACCGCCCAAAACGTGTCGATCGACATCTCGGTGCCCGCCTCCGCGCTGGTCGGCTTGGAGTTGGCCGAAGGCGCGCGGGTCGTGGTCAACGGCAAGTTCGAGTTCTGGACCAAACAGGGCCGGCTGTCGTTCAAGGTCCGCGAGGTCCGCCTGGCGGGCGAGGGCCAGTTGCTGGCCCAGTTGGAGCGGCTCAAACGCAAGTTGGCCGCCGAGGGCCTGTTCGCGCTGGAACGCAAGCGGCCGTTGCCGTTCGCCCCGGCGCTGATCGGACTGATCTGCGGGCGGGACTCCAAGGCGGAACATGACGTGGTGGAGGTCGCCACGCGCCGCTGGCCCGCCGCCCGCTTCTTGGTCAAGAACACGGCGGTGCAGGGGCTGACAGCGGCCGCGCAGGTGACGGCGGCCCTGGCGGAACTGGACGCGGACCAATCCGTGGAGGTGATCGTGATCGCCCGCGGCGGCGGATCGCTGGAAGACCTGCTGCCCTTCTCCGACGAGGCCCTGATCAGGGCCGTGGCCGCCGCGTCCACGCCGGTGGTGAGCGCCATAGGGCATGAGCCGGACTCGCCGCTGCTTGACCTGGTGGCCGATTTCCGGGCGGCCACGCCCACGGACGCGGGCAAGCGGATTGTCCCGGATTGGGCCGACGAGTCGGCCCTGGTCCGCGGCGCCGCCGAGCGGCTGGAGCGAATCCTCGCCGTGCGGCTGGACCGCGAACTAGAGACGCTGGCAGCCTTGAGGACGCGACCGGCGTTGAAAGACCCGGCTTGGATCATCGCCAGCCGGGCCCAGGAGGTGGCGAGTTTGGCGGCGGACGGGCGGCGCGGCATCGGGCAAAGGCTGGGCACCGCCGAAGCCAAACTGGCCGTCTTGTCCGGGCGGCTGGTGGCGTTGTCGCCCCAGGGGACGCTGGACCGCGGTTACGCGCTGGTGACCAAGGCGGGCGCGCTGGTCACCGACCCGGCGCAGGTCGCCGGGGGCGACCAACTGCGGGTGCGGGTGGCGGGCGGCGCGTTCGGGGCCAAAGCCGCAGGGGCGGCGGTTGGAGCGGAGGCCGGACCCGCGCCGGGGGCCTCGCTAGGCTTGAAACCATGA
- a CDS encoding fumarate hydratase, whose product MAEFRYSDMLPTGADETPYRLLTTDGVSVEEGPDGASFLKVAPDALALLAETAMHDIAHYLRPAHLRQLAAILEDPEASANDKFVALDLMKNANIAAGGILPMCQDTGTAIVMGKRGQRVLTTGPDEEALSRGVCDAYSKLNLRYSMNAPLTTWEERNTGTNLPAQIELYADTAPGHELAYKFLFMAKGGGSANKSYLYQETKAILNPESMLEFLDEKIRSLGTAACPPYHLAVVIGGTSAEYCLKVAKYASAKYLDALPTQGSMDAHGFRDLELEASVLELTRQMGIGAQFGGKYFCHDVRVVRLPRHGASLPVAVSVSCSADRQCLAKITPAGVFIEELERDPAQYMPHVPETQPVALPGSVDAHAHDAAGSPSAAQGSAGAGSAGEVVPIDLSRPMAEILAQLDQYPIRTRLSLTGTMIVARDIAHAKLRERLDEGRGLPQYFKDHPVYYAGPAKTPAGMPSGSFGPTTAGRMDSYVDRFQAAGGSMIMVAKGNRSQAVTDACNAHGGFYLGSIGGPAARLAQDCIKSVEVVEYPELGMEAIWKIEVEDFPAFIVVDNKGNDFFADVSKKRTVPLSLRGLKA is encoded by the coding sequence ATGGCCGAATTCCGGTACAGCGACATGCTGCCCACAGGGGCGGACGAAACCCCCTACCGATTGCTCACCACGGACGGCGTGTCCGTCGAGGAGGGACCGGACGGCGCCAGCTTCCTCAAGGTGGCGCCGGACGCGCTGGCGCTGCTGGCGGAAACGGCGATGCATGACATTGCCCACTACCTGCGGCCGGCCCACCTGAGGCAATTGGCTGCCATTTTGGAGGATCCGGAGGCGAGCGCCAACGACAAGTTCGTGGCGTTGGACCTGATGAAGAACGCCAACATCGCGGCGGGCGGGATCCTGCCGATGTGCCAGGACACGGGCACTGCCATCGTCATGGGCAAGCGCGGCCAGCGCGTGCTGACCACGGGCCCGGACGAGGAGGCCCTGTCGCGGGGCGTCTGCGACGCCTACTCCAAGCTGAACCTGCGCTATTCCATGAACGCGCCGCTCACCACCTGGGAGGAGCGCAACACGGGCACCAACCTGCCCGCGCAGATCGAGTTGTACGCGGACACGGCGCCCGGCCACGAGTTGGCCTACAAGTTCTTGTTCATGGCGAAAGGGGGCGGCTCGGCCAACAAGTCCTACCTCTATCAGGAGACCAAGGCGATCCTGAACCCCGAGTCCATGCTGGAGTTCCTCGACGAGAAGATCCGCTCGCTCGGCACCGCCGCCTGCCCGCCTTACCACCTGGCGGTGGTGATTGGCGGCACGTCCGCCGAATACTGCCTCAAGGTCGCCAAGTACGCCTCCGCGAAATACTTGGACGCGCTCCCCACCCAGGGGTCAATGGACGCGCACGGCTTCCGGGACTTGGAGTTGGAGGCCAGCGTCTTGGAGTTGACCAGGCAGATGGGGATTGGCGCGCAGTTCGGCGGCAAGTACTTCTGCCACGACGTGCGCGTGGTGCGCCTGCCCCGCCACGGCGCGTCCCTGCCCGTCGCCGTGTCCGTGTCCTGCTCCGCGGACCGCCAGTGCCTGGCCAAGATCACGCCCGCGGGCGTGTTCATCGAGGAGTTGGAACGCGACCCGGCCCAGTACATGCCGCACGTGCCGGAGACCCAGCCCGTCGCGTTGCCGGGTTCGGTTGACGCCCACGCGCACGATGCCGCCGGGTCGCCCTCCGCCGCCCAAGGTTCCGCCGGTGCCGGGTCGGCCGGGGAAGTCGTGCCGATCGACCTCTCGCGGCCCATGGCCGAAATCCTGGCCCAACTGGACCAGTACCCCATCCGCACGCGGTTGTCCCTGACGGGGACCATGATCGTGGCGCGGGACATAGCCCACGCCAAGCTCCGCGAACGCTTGGACGAGGGCCGGGGCCTGCCGCAGTACTTCAAGGACCACCCGGTCTACTACGCCGGACCGGCCAAGACGCCGGCCGGGATGCCGTCCGGGTCCTTCGGCCCCACCACAGCCGGCCGCATGGATTCGTATGTGGATCGGTTCCAGGCGGCGGGGGGGTCCATGATCATGGTGGCGAAGGGCAACCGCTCGCAGGCGGTGACCGACGCGTGCAACGCCCACGGCGGCTTCTACCTCGGGTCGATTGGCGGGCCGGCGGCCCGCCTGGCCCAGGACTGCATCAAGTCCGTCGAGGTGGTCGAATACCCCGAGTTGGGCATGGAGGCGATCTGGAAGATCGAGGTCGAGGACTTCCCGGCGTTCATCGTGGTGGACAACAAGGGCAACGACTTCTTCGCGGACGTCTCCAAGAAGCGGACGGTGCCCTTGTCGCTGCGCGGCCTGAAGGCCTGA
- a CDS encoding 4-hydroxy-3-methylbut-2-enyl diphosphate reductase, producing MGKVLLAAPRGYCAGVDRAVETVERALELYGAPIYVRKEIVHNRHVVDRLAGRGVVFVAELDQVPHGAWVVFSAHGVSPAVREQAKARGLQVIDATCPLVTKVHREVGKFAGRGFSIVLIGHQGHEEVEGTAGEAPQAIQVIDSPAEVDAVEVPDPAKVAWLSQTTLSVDETMATVARLRERFADLTDPPSDDICYATQNRQGAVKQIAERCDVVIVVGSANSSNSVRLVEVALGHGAKAAYRVDSAAEVDPGWLDAAATVGLTSGASVPEVLVDQVLDRLAVLGFDHREEVAAASDALAFALPRDLRKDMESAGQPIPQLPHRA from the coding sequence GTGGGGAAGGTGCTGCTGGCCGCGCCGCGCGGCTATTGCGCGGGCGTGGACAGGGCGGTTGAGACGGTCGAGCGCGCTTTGGAGCTCTACGGCGCGCCGATTTACGTGCGCAAGGAGATTGTCCACAATCGCCATGTGGTGGACCGGCTGGCTGGCCGGGGCGTGGTGTTCGTGGCCGAATTGGATCAGGTTCCCCACGGGGCGTGGGTGGTGTTCTCCGCCCATGGTGTCTCCCCGGCCGTCCGGGAACAGGCGAAGGCGCGCGGCCTGCAGGTCATCGACGCGACCTGCCCGCTGGTCACCAAAGTGCACCGCGAGGTCGGCAAATTCGCAGGCCGAGGCTTCTCCATTGTGCTGATTGGGCACCAGGGCCACGAGGAAGTGGAAGGGACGGCCGGCGAGGCGCCGCAGGCCATCCAGGTGATCGACTCCCCGGCGGAGGTAGACGCGGTCGAGGTGCCAGATCCCGCCAAGGTGGCCTGGCTGTCCCAGACCACCTTGTCGGTCGATGAGACCATGGCGACCGTGGCCCGCCTGCGGGAACGTTTCGCGGACCTGACCGACCCGCCCTCGGACGACATTTGCTATGCGACGCAGAACCGCCAAGGGGCCGTCAAACAAATCGCGGAGCGCTGCGACGTGGTGATCGTGGTCGGGTCCGCCAATTCATCCAACTCGGTCCGACTGGTCGAGGTCGCCCTTGGCCACGGGGCGAAGGCCGCCTACCGGGTGGATTCGGCGGCCGAGGTCGACCCTGGCTGGCTGGACGCCGCGGCCACGGTGGGGCTGACCTCGGGCGCCTCGGTGCCGGAGGTCCTGGTGGACCAGGTGCTGGACCGGCTGGCCGTCCTGGGCTTCGACCACCGCGAAGAGGTGGCCGCCGCCTCTGACGCGCTCGCTTTCGCGCTGCCGCGCGACCTGCGCAAAGACATGGAATCCGCGGGTCAACCGATCCCGCAGCTCCCGCACCGCGCTTGA
- the nudC gene encoding NAD(+) diphosphatase, translating to MAQVIGVIPGTAPLLLMSGHRLADAAQALPAIPPVPVGDGIAAVVTESRSSPLAIPDAVWVPARAALPALPPATQPAALRAVAVANWRHQSRFCPACGGPVEPDPAREGYLCVREDRAVFPRTDPCIITAILDQDERLLLSHAANHPDGLYTLVAGFVEAGEALEAAVRREALEEVGIEVSELRFIRSQPWPFPGSLMASFAALATSTEIRVDGVEITDAVWFTRPALTRALASGQVTLPLDYSVARQTVESWRAGALAGWF from the coding sequence GTGGCACAGGTCATCGGCGTGATTCCCGGCACCGCCCCCCTTTTGTTGATGTCCGGCCATCGGTTGGCCGATGCCGCTCAGGCGCTCCCAGCCATTCCGCCAGTCCCGGTGGGCGACGGCATTGCGGCCGTCGTGACCGAATCCCGATCCTCGCCGTTGGCGATCCCCGACGCGGTTTGGGTGCCCGCGCGGGCGGCGTTGCCCGCCCTGCCTCCGGCCACCCAGCCAGCCGCGTTGAGGGCCGTCGCGGTCGCCAATTGGCGCCATCAGTCCCGGTTCTGCCCCGCTTGCGGCGGCCCGGTCGAACCCGACCCCGCACGGGAGGGGTACCTCTGCGTGCGGGAAGACCGCGCGGTTTTCCCCCGCACCGACCCTTGCATCATCACCGCGATCCTGGACCAGGACGAACGGCTGTTGTTGTCCCATGCCGCCAACCACCCGGACGGCCTTTACACCCTGGTGGCCGGGTTCGTGGAGGCGGGCGAGGCGTTGGAGGCGGCGGTGCGCCGCGAAGCCTTGGAAGAGGTGGGGATCGAGGTGTCCGAATTGCGCTTCATCCGTTCGCAGCCCTGGCCGTTCCCCGGTTCGTTGATGGCCTCATTCGCGGCCCTGGCGACTTCCACCGAGATCAGGGTTGACGGGGTCGAAATCACCGATGCCGTGTGGTTCACCCGGCCCGCCCTCACCCGCGCCCTCGCCTCGGGCCAGGTCACCCTGCCGCTGGATTACTCCGTGGCGCGTCAAACCGTCGAGTCGTGGCGCGCGGGCGCGCTTGCGGGCTGGTTCTGA
- a CDS encoding SDR family oxidoreductase, producing MRTYLVTGAGSGIGQATATLLAEQGHRVIGADVKGSDIDCDLATADGRMALVDLAGELAGGRLDGIIAVAGISAPTALTASVNYFGMVATLEGLRPYLAGSPAPRAVGVSSTASLHPADPALVDMMLAGDEPAALARAKELEADPRLGYLIYSSSKEALARWVRRSAPKRRWAGQSIPLNAIAPGVVETPMTKQLLSTPEGRELAFKSTPMPLNGPAAPPTAPARLLVWLASEENTHLCGQVVFVDGGTDVLTRGDATW from the coding sequence ATGCGGACCTACTTGGTCACCGGGGCGGGATCGGGAATCGGCCAGGCCACAGCGACGCTGTTGGCGGAACAAGGCCACCGGGTCATCGGGGCCGACGTCAAAGGCAGCGACATTGATTGCGACCTGGCCACGGCGGACGGGCGCATGGCGTTGGTCGACCTGGCGGGAGAACTGGCGGGGGGACGGCTGGACGGGATAATCGCCGTGGCCGGGATTTCGGCGCCAACTGCGCTGACGGCATCGGTCAACTACTTCGGAATGGTGGCCACGCTGGAAGGGTTGCGGCCCTACCTGGCGGGTTCGCCGGCGCCCAGGGCGGTGGGCGTGTCCTCGACCGCCAGTCTGCATCCGGCCGACCCGGCCTTGGTGGACATGATGTTGGCCGGCGACGAACCGGCCGCTCTGGCCAGGGCAAAGGAACTCGAAGCGGATCCGCGTTTGGGGTACTTGATCTACTCTTCGTCGAAGGAGGCGTTGGCGCGCTGGGTGCGGCGCTCGGCCCCGAAGAGGCGCTGGGCGGGCCAGTCCATTCCGCTCAACGCGATCGCCCCGGGGGTGGTGGAAACGCCCATGACAAAGCAGCTCTTGTCCACCCCGGAGGGACGCGAATTGGCCTTCAAATCGACGCCCATGCCGCTCAACGGCCCCGCCGCGCCGCCCACAGCGCCCGCGCGGCTGCTGGTTTGGCTGGCCTCGGAGGAGAACACGCACTTGTGCGGCCAGGTCGTGTTTGTGGACGGGGGCACGGACGTGCTCACGCGCGGCGACGCCACCTGGTAG
- a CDS encoding MFS transporter yields MRPYLDLLKIPGAAAFCAAALVARAGGAMMGIGTVMMVSTEYHSYALAGSVSAANVIAWAVGTAVLSNLVDRYGQRRVMLPAALVSAGTLAVLVVFGILHTPDWALFAPAVISGATGGAPGAMVRARWNVVVKSARQLHTAFSLESTLDELCFVVGPVAATFLATQVMPSAGLIAPVILGVVGSLWFYSMRATEPPVLGRKPHVAEPRRQDEAQPPDLATHPAEDAPAGPSAAPPAERSGGTGSLPEGAVAGAAGGLPHGAADESRGVRRGLARGARTAAAAASRLTAELILVMPGVAPVAIVTVMVGALFGACDVTVVAATDAWGVKPLSGAVLGAISLGSALGGLAYGSRNWVSSVARRWVICLGLLSLACVSVLFASDPLFLSLVGFAAGLTIAPTMINLNALMQSLVPTNRLTEGLAWVGTSLGIGVSAGAALAGQLIEKVGYQAGFVAMMTAGFVGTALALVRARAVARTAREVAAGR; encoded by the coding sequence ATGCGTCCGTACCTCGACCTGCTCAAAATCCCAGGTGCGGCCGCGTTTTGCGCGGCTGCGCTGGTGGCGCGCGCGGGCGGGGCGATGATGGGGATCGGGACGGTCATGATGGTCTCCACCGAGTACCACAGCTACGCGCTGGCGGGCAGCGTTTCGGCCGCGAATGTCATCGCTTGGGCAGTCGGCACGGCCGTGTTGTCGAATCTGGTCGACCGTTACGGGCAGCGGCGGGTGATGTTGCCGGCGGCGCTCGTGTCGGCGGGGACGCTGGCCGTGCTGGTGGTCTTCGGCATTTTGCACACTCCGGACTGGGCCTTGTTCGCCCCGGCGGTCATCTCCGGCGCCACGGGCGGCGCCCCTGGTGCCATGGTCAGGGCACGGTGGAACGTGGTGGTCAAGAGCGCCCGCCAGTTGCACACCGCGTTTTCTTTGGAATCCACACTGGATGAACTCTGCTTCGTGGTCGGGCCGGTCGCGGCCACATTCTTGGCCACCCAGGTCATGCCGAGCGCCGGATTGATCGCGCCGGTCATCCTGGGCGTGGTCGGCTCGCTCTGGTTCTACTCAATGCGGGCGACCGAACCGCCGGTCTTGGGCCGGAAACCGCATGTCGCCGAACCGCGCCGACAGGATGAGGCCCAGCCGCCGGACTTGGCGACGCACCCCGCCGAAGACGCGCCCGCCGGGCCTTCGGCCGCCCCGCCCGCTGAGCGGTCGGGCGGGACTGGGTCCCTCCCGGAAGGGGCGGTGGCGGGAGCGGCGGGCGGGTTGCCGCACGGCGCTGCGGATGAGTCGCGCGGGGTGCGGCGTGGGCTCGCGCGTGGCGCGCGCACAGCGGCCGCGGCTGCGTCCCGGTTGACGGCCGAGTTGATTCTGGTCATGCCGGGCGTCGCCCCGGTGGCGATCGTCACCGTGATGGTGGGCGCCTTGTTCGGGGCGTGCGACGTGACTGTCGTGGCCGCCACCGACGCCTGGGGTGTGAAGCCGTTGTCCGGAGCGGTCCTGGGCGCGATTTCCCTGGGCTCCGCGCTGGGCGGCTTGGCGTACGGCTCGCGGAACTGGGTGAGTTCGGTGGCCCGGCGCTGGGTGATCTGCCTGGGGCTGCTGTCGCTGGCCTGCGTGTCGGTTCTGTTCGCGTCCGATCCGCTGTTCCTGAGCCTGGTCGGATTCGCGGCTGGTCTGACCATCGCGCCCACCATGATCAACCTCAACGCCTTGATGCAGTCGTTGGTGCCGACCAACCGGTTGACCGAGGGGCTGGCCTGGGTCGGAACGTCTCTGGGGATTGGCGTCTCCGCCGGCGCGGCCCTGGCGGGTCAGCTGATCGAGAAGGTCGGCTACCAGGCCGGTTTCGTCGCCATGATGACGGCGGGATTCGTCGGCACCGCCTTGGCGCTGGTCCGGGCCCGTGCGGTGGCCCGCACGGCGCGCGAAGTGGCCGCAGGCCGGTAG